The following proteins are encoded in a genomic region of Actinomadura sp. NAK00032:
- a CDS encoding DUF2461 domain-containing protein, giving the protein MAFGGFTDEAFAFYEGLQSDNSKPYWTSHKATYERHVREPLAELCAELEEEFGAVKLFRPYRDVRFSKDKTPYKTHQGGHTSEGFYIQVDADGLMVAGGMYAPTPEQLRRYREAVASDTFGGELQAIVDDLRAAGLEIAGDRLKTRPRGTPPDHPRLELLRHRSLYAHTGWPADPWAADPGEVRTRVRTTWRRLRPLVDWGRRHIGPPDFTR; this is encoded by the coding sequence ATGGCGTTCGGCGGCTTCACCGACGAGGCGTTCGCGTTCTACGAGGGCTTGCAGAGCGACAACAGCAAGCCCTACTGGACGTCCCACAAGGCGACCTACGAGCGCCATGTTCGCGAACCGCTGGCCGAGCTGTGCGCCGAGCTCGAAGAGGAGTTCGGCGCGGTCAAGCTCTTCCGGCCGTACCGGGACGTCCGCTTCAGCAAGGACAAGACGCCCTACAAGACGCACCAGGGCGGCCACACCTCCGAGGGGTTCTACATCCAGGTCGACGCCGACGGCCTGATGGTCGCGGGCGGGATGTACGCGCCCACCCCCGAGCAGCTCCGCCGCTACCGCGAAGCCGTCGCGTCCGACACCTTCGGCGGCGAGCTCCAGGCCATCGTGGACGACCTCCGCGCCGCCGGCCTGGAGATCGCCGGCGACCGGCTCAAGACCCGCCCCCGCGGCACGCCCCCCGACCACCCGCGCCTCGAACTCCTGCGGCACCGCTCCCTCTACGCCCACACGGGCTGGCCCGCCGACCCCTGGGCGGCGGACCCCGGCGAGGTCCGCACGCGGGTACGGACCACCTGGCGGCGCCTGCGCCCCCTCGTGGACTGGGGCCGGCGGCACATCGGGCCGCCCGACTTCACCCGCTGA